In Accipiter gentilis unplaced genomic scaffold, bAccGen1.1, whole genome shotgun sequence, the genomic stretch CAGAATCAGGCCTATAACATTAAATACAATAGGTTTGTGTCTCACATGGAGTTCGGTGCCCTAACACACTCCCTGCCCAGGACTGTCCTTGCCACTGCTCACCCTTTCACACAGCCAGTCGCACTCTGAGGTGTTCATCTCTCTCAACTGTTACAGAGAAGATGGGTGGCCATCTTCAGTGAAACGCTCTGTTTCTGCATGGCCAGCATCTTTGTGTTACCAGTGCTTCTGGAAGGAGTCCCTAAATCAGCAAGACACACTCCCTTCACATTCCCTCAGGGGCACATGAATTGTCCCTGTCTTTTAGGTGAAGAAAAGGACAAGATTGCCCTTACCCAACACCAGACACCTCAGTGCCTATGTCTACATCTAATGGAGTTGTCTAGACTTCCCTTTGGAATAAACGGAGAGATTGTCTCCACCAAGAAGCCTGGAGAGCTCCTGGTGACCAGCTAAATGCTCCCGAAGGGCACCTTGGGTCACATTTCCAAGTACCTTCTAGGTACATCTGTAACCCCGGGGCAGCTCAGACAGCAACAGCCTCTGTATGTGGGCAAATGAATCCAGACCTGAACGTAGGTCTTTTAGTCTTGAGCTGAAACCGACTGAAACGTTATTCTAGGCAATAACTGAAACCaatcttcattttcagagtgtCAGATATTTTGGCTTAgttgttataattatttttttctttttatgttttcatttgggAGGACCACATGAGTCCACTACAGTAATTTCCCTCTGCCAACATATTCAGATGGAGTTGTtcatcaaaatgcttttcctaCCACTGCTCGGAGTGGaaaaattttgttctgaaaaaaatactatatcCTTATTGATGTGTTTCCCACCTCTTCTTCAGCCTCTCCTTATATTGTCTTTACAGAGAACTCCAGAGAACTCCGGGTAAAGATTTATTGAGTAATTAAATGTGGGAGATATTTCTGGGCATCACCtagttcccctccctgcccctacTCAATGAAGGGCTCCCCTCAGTTATGTCTCATCCACAAACATGCTGAGAGTGAACTCTGTCCTATTGTCCAGGCCATCACTTAAGATGTCAGACAACATTGCCCCAAGCACTTCTCTGTGAGGGATACCTCTAGAAACTGGCCACCGGCTGGACTTTCTAACAACGATCATTATGTTCCCTGCATTTGCTGTGACATTTCAAAGACAAAGGACAGCAGCCTTGCAATGACACCAGTCATTTtccccagcacccttgggtgcatCCCCTCTGGACCCATGCACTTGCCTGTGTCCAACTGGCACTAGTGCTCCCCAGCTGCATCTTGCTCTCCCATGGGTGAAGCTTTGCTACCACAGAGGCTGCTAGGAGTCTCAAGGACCAGGGAGACTTGGGGGAAGATCTTACCAGGAAAGGAGTAAGGAAGTGAGGCCATGAGATCCTCAGCCTCTTCCATGTCTGTGCAAGGCCTTTTTGGACAGCACTGCAGGTTAAAGTAATTGAATCTTGCTTGGATTGATGTGTACCTCACTGTCAGGAGGGGACCTTGGGCCAAATTAGCCTCAgatccctcagcctctcctcacaggcaaAGCGCTCCAGCCCTTGGCTGTCCTGAGGGCCCTTTGCTAAACCCACCCCAGCTTGCCAGTATTATTCCTGATCTAAGGATCTGAAAGCTGGAAGGAGTATTCCAGAGAATTCCTTTCCCTTGACCTCCTGGTCGTACAGTCCAGGATGCTGGTGGCTTCCCTTGCTGCCAGGGTAGATGGCTGCCTCCTGTTCAGCTCCCTGCCCACCAAGACCTTTCCCACAGGGCTGCTCCCAGAAAGgcatcccccagcctgtgccaTTGCCAGGATGAGTCTCCTGCAGGGGCAGAAACTGCCATTTGTCCTTGTGgcatttcatgaggttcctgccgATAcgtgctctcctcctccttgaaCCCCTTTCCCTGAGCAGAGAGGCCTGGGAGACCTTTTCAGTAAAGACtcaggcaaagaaggcattgagcACCTCAGGCCCATTAGTCTCTGCTGTTTCTTAGATCACCATGCTCTTTCAGAAGCAGCCGTGCATTTTCCTTGTCCAGCCTTGGTCTCTAACACAGCAACTGAAGCTCTTGCCTTTGCTCTTGACTTTTCTTGCAGCCACCAATTCCAGGTGGTCATCCCCTGGCAGCTGCTCTGTGGCCCCTGTCAGTGCCCTGTCCTGTGTTgggccagccccgctgcctcacACGTCCCCCCACAGACCCACTGTGGAGGCACAGCATGGCAAAGGGTGTATTCGGTGTGAGGAACAGTTTCTCTTGCATGAGCCCCATTATATCCTTTTGTGCCCTGTCCCCCTTCTGTTCTTCTTCCTTGAGATAGCCTCTTCCAGGTCCTGGAACCTATCCAGCCCCATCCGCATCCCATGTGGGGTTTTGCTGACAACCGTGCTCAAGGGTCTGTCAGGCTCTGCAGAAAGAGAGAGGTTGAGCAGGGCTGGCCATTCCCCCAGTGAgcccagcaggaggagggaaacGGCTGTGCACCAAAACTCACCCATAAACCCGTGCTGAGTGGCCAGTGCTGGAAGTGGCCAATTAGTGAGGCCACCAGTGAAAGCTCACTCCAGCCTCACTCTCTAAATCATCACCCTATGCtcacctcccctcagcccccagaGAACCCCAACACAGCAGCTCAGCCTCGTAGGGGGCaaatttcttcagcctgttcCTGACCTCAGCTTTTGGAAGAAGAGACCAACCTCCAGACACCAGAACTGAGAAAATCCCCTTTTCTTACAGAGACGTGACAGGGGAGGACAGCTGTGCCATTGTGCCAGACACATGTGCAAAGACTTCTGGGTCAGACAGGCTGGATTCCTGCCTCTGGGCAAGTGGAGCAGATGCAGACATCACTGGGCAAATATGTTTATCACAGATAAAATACCCAAAGTACAGGAGGCTCCCCAGATACATTGGAAATCACTTGTGAAGAAGCACAGGTAGCTTATTGCTTCTGAAAGATTACTGATTGAATCAGCTTCTTCAGTGCATGTTGGAGCTCCTTGTTCCTAATGCTGTAGAGGAAGGGATTCActgctggaggcaccactgagtacagaactgctaccagcaggtccagggatggggaggagatggaggggggcttcaggtaggcagtCATGACAGTGCTCAtaaacaaggagaccacagcGAGATGAGGGAGACacatggaaaaggctttgtgccgtccctgcttagaggggatcctcagcacagccctgaagatctgcacataggacagcacaatgaaaacaaaacacccaaatccaaaacagacaCCAACTACAAGTAccccaacttccctgaggtaggcatctgagcaggcgagcttgaggatccgggggatttcgcagaagaactggtccacagcattgccttggcagaggggtagtgaaaatgtattggcagtctgcagcacagcatcaagaaacccactgccccaggcagctgctgccatgtggacacaagctctgctgcccaggagggtcccgtagtgcaggggtgtgcagatggcaacgtagcggtcataggccatgactgtgagaagaaaatactctgcacCAAACAAGAAGAATACAAAgaagacctgtgcagcacatcctgcataggagatggccctggtgtcccagagggagttggccatggctttggggacagtgatggagatggagcccaggtcaaggagggagaggttgaggaggaagaagtacatgggtgcATGaaggcggtggtcacaggctacaGCGGTGATGATGAGGCTGTtggccaggagggcagccaggtagatacccaggaagagccagaagtgcaagagctgcagctcccgtgtgtctgcaaatgccaggagaaGGAACTCAGTGATGGAGCTGTGGTTGGACATTTGCTTCCTCCG encodes the following:
- the LOC126036826 gene encoding olfactory receptor 14C36-like, coding for MSNHSSITEFLLLAFADTRELQLLHFWLFLGIYLAALLANSLIITAVACDHRLHAPMYFFLLNLSLLDLGSISITVPKAMANSLWDTRAISYAGCAAQVFFVFFLFGAEYFLLTVMAYDRYVAICTPLHYGTLLGSRACVHMAAAAWGSGFLDAVLQTANTFSLPLCQGNAVDQFFCEIPRILKLACSDAYLREVGVLVVGVCFGFGCFVFIVLSYVQIFRAVLRIPSKQGRHKAFSMCLPHLAVVSLFMSTVMTAYLKPPSISSPSLDLLVAVLYSVVPPAVNPFLYSIRNKELQHALKKLIQSVIFQKQ